A region of Triplophysa dalaica isolate WHDGS20190420 chromosome 20, ASM1584641v1, whole genome shotgun sequence DNA encodes the following proteins:
- the smc1al gene encoding structural maintenance of chromosomes 1A, like, producing MGYLKLIEIENFKSYKGRQIIGPFHKFTAIIGPNGSGKSNLMDAISFVLAEKTSNLRVKTLKDLIHGAPVGKPAGNRAFVTMVYQLDSGQDLSFSRIIIGSSSEYRINNKVVGLSEYSEELEKLGILIKARNFLVFQGAVESIAMKNPKERTALFEEISRSGELAQEYDRCKKEMVKAEEDTQFNYHRKKNIAAERKEAKQEKEEAERYQRLKDEVVRANVQLQLFKLFHNESEIDKLNRELAHRNKEIDKDRKRMDRVEEELKDKKKELGRMMRDQQTIEKEIKEKDAELNQKRPLYIKAKENTAHKIKKLEAARKSLQNAQKCYKKRKADMEELDREQGAVEMARQEFEERMEEEAQSQGQDLQLEENQVKAYHRLKEEASKRAATLAQELEKFNRDQKADQDRLDLEERKKIETEAKIKQKIREIEENQKRIEKLEDYITTSRQSLDEQKRMEEELTEEVEQAKRRIDEINTELNQVMEQLGDARIDRQENSRQQRKAEILESIKRLYPGSVYGRLIDLCQPTQKKFQIAITKVLGKNMDAIIVDSEKTGRDCIQYIKEQRGEPETFLPLDYLEVRPTDEKLRELRGAKLVIDVIRYEPPHIKKALQYACGNALVCENVEDARRIAFGGPYRHKTVALDGTLFQKSGVISGGASDLKAKARRWDEKAVDKLKERKEKLTDELKEQMKAKRKEAELRQVQSQAHGLQMRLKYSQSDLEQTKTRHLSLNMQEKSKLESELANFGPRINDIKRIVQSRERDMKDLKDRMNVVEDEVFVEFCKEIGVRNIREFEEEKVKRQNEIAKKRLEFETQKTRLAIQLDYEKNQLKEDQEKVIMWEQTVKKDENEIERLKKEEQRNMKIIDETMAQLQDLKNQHLAKKSEVNDKNHEMEEIRKKLGGANKELTQLQKEVTAIETKLEQKRSDRRNLLQACKMQDIRLPLRSGTMDDISQEEGSSQAEESLSSSQKTSSTVLAKEALIEIDYSSLSEDLKDSLAEDEVKGEMNTLQQRLNEQQSILQRISAPNMKAMEKLESVRDKFQETSDEFEAARKRAKRAKQAFEQIKKERFDRFNACFESVATNIDEIYKALSRNSSAQAFLGPENPEEPYLDGINYNCVAPGKRFRPMDNLSGGEKTVAALALLFAIHSYKPAPFFVLDEIDAALDNTNIGKVANYIKDQSVLNFQAIVISLKEEFYTKADSLIGVYPEQGDCVISKVLTFDLSQYPDANPNPNE from the exons ATGGGATATTTAAAGTTAATAGAGATAGAAAACTTTAAATCTTACAAAGGCCGACAAATAATCGGCCCTTTCCACAAGTTTACGGCGATTATAGGGCCGAACGGATCAG GCAAGTCCAACCTCATGGACGCCATCAGTTTCGTCCTGGCCGAGAAGACCAGTAACCTGCGCGTGAAGACGCTGAAGGATTTGATTCACGGAGCTCCGGTGGGTAAACCTGCGGGTAACCGGGCGTTCGTGACTATGGTGTACCAGCTGGACAGTGGGCAGGATCTGTCCTTCTCCAGAATCATCATAG GTTCCTCGTCGGAGTATCGCATCAATAATAAAGTGGTCGGTCTGTCCGAGTACAGCGAAGAACTGGAGAAACTGGGAATCCTCATCAAAGCCAGAAACTTTCTGGTGTTCCAG GGTGCCGTTGAGTCCATCGCTATGAAGAACCCTAAAGAGAGGACGGCTCTGTTTGAGGAGATCTCTCGCTCCGGAGAACTGGCGCAGGAGTACGACAgatgtaagaaagagatggtgaAGGCAGAGGAGGACACGCAGTTTAACTACCATCGTAAGAAAAACATCGCCGCTGAGCGAAAAGAAGCCAAACAGGAGAAAGAAGAG GCCGAGCGTTACCAGCGGCTCAAGGACGAGGTGGTGCGCGCTAACGTTCAGTTACAGCTCTTCAAACTCTTCCACAATGAATCTGAGATCGACAAACTGAACCGAGAGCTTGCCCACCGCAACAAAGAGATCGATAAAGACCGAAAGCGCATGGACCGTGTGGAGGAGGAGCTGAAGGACAAGAAGAAAGAGCTGGGTCGAATGATGAGAGACCAGCAGACCATTGAGAAGGAGATCAA GGAGAAAGATGCAGAACTCAATCAGAAGAGGCCGCTCTACATCAAAGCCAAAGAAAACACGGCACACAAGATCAAAAAGCTGGAGGCTGCACGCAAATCTCTTCAGAACGCCCAGAAATGCTACAAAAAGCGCAAGGCCGACATGGAGGAGCTGGACCGCGAGCAGGGCGCTGTGGAGATGGCTAGACAGGAGTTTGAGGAACGCATGGAGGAGGAGGCTCAGAGTCAGGGACAAGATCTCCAGCTGGAGGAGAACCAG gtGAAGGCGTATCACCGTCTGAAGGAGGAGGCCAGTAAGCGAGCAGCAACACTAGCCCAAGAGCTGGAGAAATTTAACAGAGACCAGAAAGCTGACCAGGACCGACTGGACCTGGAGGAGAGGAAGAAGATTGAGACCGAG GCTAAGATCAAGCAGAAGATCAGAGAGATTGAGGAAAACCAGAAACGCATTGAGAAGCTGGAGGACTACATCACCACCAGccg ACAGTCTTTGGATGAGCAGAAAAGGATGGAGGAGGAGCTGACAGAGGAAGTGGAACAGGCCAAACGAAGAATCGATGAGATAAACACGGAGCTCAACCAG GTGATGGAGCAGTTGGGTGATGCTCGTATCGACAGACAGGAAAACAGCAGACAGCAGCGTAAAGCTGAGATCCTGGAGAGCATCAAGAGACTTTATCCTGGATCAGTG TACGGCCGACTGATTGACCTCTGCCAGCCAACGCAGAAGAAATTCCAGATCGCCATCACCAAAGTTCTGGGCAAGAACATGGACGCCATCATCGTGGACTCTGAGAAGACGGGTCGCGACTGCATCCAGTACATTAAAGAGCAGCGCGGGGAGCCCGAGACCTTTCTTCCTCTGGACTACCTGGAG GTCAGACCCACAGACGAGAAGCTGCGCGAGCTGCGCGGTGCTAAACTTGTGATCGACGTGATCCGTTACGAGCCGCCACACATTAAGAAAGCTCTGCAGTACGCCTGTGGAAACGCTCTGGTGTGCGAGAACGTGGAGGACGCTCGCAGAATCGCCTTCGGAGGACCGTATAGACACAAG aCGGTGGCTCTGGATGGGACGTTGTTCCAGAAGTCTGGTGTGATCTCTGGTGGTGCCAGCGATCTGAAGGCCAAAGCTCGCCGCTGGGATGAGAAAGCTGTGGACAAACTGAAGGAAAGAAAGGAGAAACTCACCGACGAGCTGAAA gAGCAAATGAAGGCCAAGAGGAAGGAGGCGGAGCTGCGTCAGGTGCAGTCTCAAGCTCACGGCCTACAGATGAGACTGAAATATTCTCAGAGTGACCTGGAGCAGACAAAGACCAGACACCTGTCCCTCAACATGCAG GAAAAGTCTAAACTGGAGAGTGAGCTTGCTAACTTTGGTCCTCGCATCAATGACATTAAGAGAATCGTCCAATCACGTGAGCGAGACATGAAGGACCTGAAGGACCGTATGAATGTG GTAGAGGATGAAGTCTTTGTGGAGTTCTGTAAGGAGATCGGCGTGCGTAACATTCGTGAGTTTGAGGAAGAGAAGGTCAAGAGGCAAAATGAGATTGCAAAGAAGCG ACTCGAGTTTGAGACTCAGAAGACGCGTCTGGCCATCCAGCTGGACTATGAGAAGAACCAGCTGAAGGAAGACCAAGAGAAGGTCATCATGTGGGAGCAAACGGTGAAGAAAGACGAGAATGAGATCGAGAGATTGAAGAAG GAAGAGCAGAGGAACATGAAGATCATAGACGAGACCATGGCACAGCTGCAGGATCTCAAAAACCAACATCTGGCCAAGAAGTCTGAGGTGAACGATAAAAACCACGAGATGGAGGAGATCCGGAAGAAACTGGGCGGTGCCAACAA GGAGTTGACGCAGCTGCAGAAGGAGGTGACCGCCATCGAGACCAAACTGGAGCAGAAACGCAGTGACAGACGCAACCTGCTGCAGGCCTGTAAGATGCAGGACATCAGACTGCCGCTGCGCTCGGGAACGATGGATGACATCAGTCAGGAAGAG GGAAGCTCTCAGGCTGAAGAGAGTCTCAGCAGCAGTCAGAAGACCTCCAGCACTGTCCTGGCTAAAGAAGCTCTCATCGAGATCGACTACAGCAGTCTGTCTGAGGATTTGAAG GACTCGCTGGCAGAGGACGAGGTGAAAGGGGAGATGAACACCTTACAGCAGAGACTGAATGAACAGCAGAGCATTCTCCAGAGGATCAGCGCTCCTAACATGAAGGCCATGGAGAAACTAGAGAGCGTGCGAGACAAGTTCCAGGAGACCAGCGACG AATTTGAAGCAGCCAGGAAGAGGGCGAAGAGAGCCAAGCAGGCGTTCGAACAGATCAAGAAGGAGAGATTTGACCGTTTCAATGCCTGTTTTGAGTCTGTGGCCACCAACATTGATGAGATCTATAAAGCCTTGTCTCGCAACAGCAGCGCCCAG GCGTTCTTAGGTCCTGAGAACCCAGAGGAACCGTATCTGGACGGCATCAACTATAACTGCGTGGCTCCGGGGAAACGCTTCAGGCCTATGGACAACCTGTCTGGAGGAGAGAAGACTGTGGCGGCACTGGCCTTGCTCTTCGCCATTCACAG CTATAAACCTGCTCCGTTCTTTGTGCTGGATGAGATTGATGCTGCGCTCGATAACACCAACATCGGCAAG gtGGCAAACTACATCAAAGATCAGTCGGTCCTGAACTTCCAGGCCATTGTGATCTCCCTGAAAGAAGAATTTTACACCAAAGCCGACTCGCTGATCGGAGTCTATCCTGAG CAAGGAGACTGCGTTATCAGTAAGgtcttgacctttgacctctccCAGTATCCCGATGCCAACCCCAATCCAAACGAGTGA